In the genome of Denticeps clupeoides chromosome 13, fDenClu1.1, whole genome shotgun sequence, one region contains:
- the mbd3b gene encoding methyl-CpG-binding domain protein 3b isoform X3, whose protein sequence is MDKNEGEEEEEEQRRDRGEAGRLYSLCPTGKKFRSKPQLARYLGNSMDLSSFDFRTGKMLMSKLNKNRQRLRYDSNSQTKGKPDLNTSLPVRQTASIFKQPVTKVTNHPSNKVKTDPQKAVDQPRQQLFWEKKLSGLNAFDIAEELVKTMDLPKGLQGVGPGCTDKTLLSAIASALHTSAAPITGQLSAAVEKNPGVWLNTAQPLCKAFIVTDEDIRKQEELVYSVRKRLEEALMADMLAHVKEAATEGDPLKEEGNCNDDMEAV, encoded by the exons ATGGACAAAAACGA aggtgaggaagaggaggaggaacagaGGCGCGACAGGGGGGAGGCGGGTCGTTTGTATAGTCTGTG TCCCACCGGAAAAAAGTTCCGGAGCAAGCCGCAGCTGGCCCGCTACCTCGGAAACTCAATGGATCTCAGCTCCTTTGATTTCCGAACGGGGAAGATGCTCATGAGCAAACTGAACAAAAATCGTCAGAGGCTCCGCTATGACAGCAACAGCCAGACAAAG GGCAAACCCGATCTGAACACGTCACTCCCTGTTCGACAGACTGCCTCCATCTTTAAACAGCCCGTCACCAAGGTTACCAATCATCCAAGTAACAAGGTCAAGACAGATCCACAGAAGGCCGTCGACCAACCAAGACAG CAGCTCTTTTGGGAGAAGAAGCTGAGTGGACTCAATGCATTCGACATTGCAGAGGAACTGGTGAAGACCATGGATCTGCCCAAAGGCCTGCAAG GTGTTGGTCCTGGATGCACCGATAAAACACTCCTGTCTGCTATTGCCAGTGCCCTGCACACCAGTGCAGCCCCAATCACCGGCCAGCTATCTGCTGCCGTCGAGAAGAATCCCGGCGTGTGGCTAAATACGGCACAGCCCCTTTGTAAAGCTTTCATAGTCACAGACGAGGACATCAG GAAACAGGAGGAGCTTGTGTACAGCGTGAGGAAGAGACTGGAAGAGGCGCTGATGGCGGACATGCTCGCCCATGTGAAGGAGGCAGCGACTGAGGGGGACCCATTAAAAGAGGAGGGGAACTGCAATGATGACATGGAGGCGGTATAG
- the tcf3b gene encoding transcription factor 3b isoform X3, whose protein sequence is MFAPPVANGKHRPTTLASSQFSGSGMDERSSSGSWSAGEQNSPSFNQGRSYGEGYCDPDGLSSPFLSSGIVGKNERIPYGSFGGQPGFLPSEIGIPSPDAMSPSALKSGSQFYQSYPNNNNSRRRPSESSLDTQPKKMRKPPGLPSSVYAATSGDEYTRDGVAYPGSKSSSVYPGSFFMQEGLHPSADPWASSGPLGQPGYSVLLGNSPHISQPGSFSALNPQERMKRQTLPLSPQNYPLHSTEVNGFHSSSGGYNQTPPVNGADGILATRGSTGSSGDEIGKALASIYPSDHNSNNFSSTPSPPVGSPQAIPAGASQWPRPGGQNAMSPDYEEGLHALQNKMDDRLEEAIHVLRSHAVGQGPGHAGAHSDMHGLLGGVSSVHNGALGGLPQPFSNAGLGLANRHPALVGGHHEELTGLPPSTALLHAHPDLPGSVTRSSHSSSSSDVKREDKEDDETSSIADKSDDEKIETIQTSQDENTDDLPAEVKVEREKERRVANNARERLRVRDINEAFKELGRMCQLHLSNDKPQTKLLILHQAVNVILNLEQQVRERNLNPKAACLKRREEDKVSGVVGEPQVPLSGAHPGLGGDGHNPVSHM, encoded by the exons atGTTTGCACCCCCTGTGGCCAATGGGAAGCACAGACCAACTACACTTGCTAGCAGTCAATTTAGCGGCTCAG GTATGGATGAGCGTAGCAGTTCTGGTTCTTGGAGCGCTGGAGAACAGAACAGCCCTTCCTTCAATCAGGGACGT AGCTATGGTGAGGGCTACTGTGACCCTGATGGCCTCTCCTCTCCGTTCCTCAGCTCAGGGATTGTGG GAAAAAACGAAAGGATACCATACGGCTCGTTTGGCGGTCAG CCGGGATTCCTACCCAGCGAAATAGGGATCCCCAGTCCAGATGCTATGTCCCCCTCTGCTCTGAAATCTGGCTCCCAGTTCTACCAGTCCTatcccaacaacaacaactcccGAAGGCGACCGTCAGAGAGTAGCCTAG ACACTCAGCCAAAAAAGATGCGCAAGCCCCCTGGCCTGCCTTCCTCA GTCTATGCTGCTACATCTGGGGATGAGTACACTCGTGATGGAGTTGCGTACCCAGGCAGTAAATCTAGCTCTGTGTACCCTGGCTCCTTCTTCATGCAAG AGGGACTGCACCCGTCTGCTGATCCCTGGGCTTCTTCTGGGCCGCTGGGCCAACCGGGTTATTCTGTTTTGCTGGGCAACTCCCCACACATCAGTCAGCCAGGCTCCTTTTCAGCCCTCAACCCACAGGAGAGAATG AAACGGCAGACGCTGCCTCTGTCCCCCCAAAACTACCCACTCCACAGCACTGAAGTCAATGGCTTTCACTCCAGTTCTGGAGGTTACAACCAGACGCCCCCGGTCAATGGTGCTGATGGTATCCTCG CCACCCGAGGGTCAACAGGCAGCTCTGGTGATGAGATTGGGAAGGCTCTTGCATCA ATCTACCCTTCAGACCACAACAGCAACAACTTCTCTTCCACACCTTCTCCTCCTGTAGGGTCTCCACAGGCCATTCCAG CTGGTGCATCACAATGGCCAAGGCCGGGAGGTCAGAATGCCATGTCTCCAGACTATGAAGAAGGCCTCCATGCCCTG CAGAACAAAATGGATGACCGTCTAGAGGAGGCCATTCACGTGCTGCGCAGTCATGCTGTGGGGCAGGGTCCAGGCCATGCAGGAGCCCACTCAGACATGCATGGCCTGCTGGGAGGTGTGTCCTCCGTGCACAACGGAGCTCTGGGTGGACTCCCACAGCCCTTCTCAAACGCAGGCCTGGGCCTTGCCAACAGACACCCTGCCTTG GTTGGAGGTCACCATGAAGAGCTGACTGGGCTTCCTCCCAGCACCGCCTTACTCCATGCTCACCCAG ACCTGCCAGGAAGCGTCACTCGCTCCAGTCATTCCTCCAGCAGCTCCGATGTCAAGAGAGAGGACAAGGAGGATGACGAGACCTCATCTATAGCAGACAAGTCTGACGATGAGAAAATAGAAACCATCCAAACAAG TCAAGATGAGAACACAGACGACCTTCCAGCTGAGGTGAAAGTTGAGCGCGAGAAGGAGCGGCGGGTGGCCAACAATGCTCGGGAGAGGCTGCGGGTGCGAGACATCAACGAGGCCTTCAAAGAGCTGGGCCGCATGTGCCAGCTGCACCTGAGCAACGATAAACCTCAAACCAAACTGCTCATCCTCCACCAGGCCGTCAATGTTATCCTTAACCTTGAGCAGCAAGTTCGAG AACGTAATCTGAATCCCAAAGCGGCGTGCTTGAAGCGCCGTGAGGAGGACAAGGTCTCTGGGGTGGTGGGGGAGCCTCAGGTGCCTCTCTCAGGGGCCCACCCTGGGCTGGGTGGAGATGGACACAACCCTGTCAGTCACATGTAA
- the tcf3b gene encoding transcription factor 3b isoform X2 has translation MSEHQQRMAALETDKELSDLLDFSAMFAPPVANGKHRPTTLASSQFSGSGMDERSSSGSWSAGEQNSPSFNQGRSYGEGYCDPDGLSSPFLSSGIVGKNERIPYGSFGGQPGFLPSEIGIPSPDAMSPSALKSGSQFYQSYPNNNNSRRRPSESSLDTQPKKMRKPPGLPSSVYAATSGDEYTRDGVAYPGSKSSSVYPGSFFMQEGLHPSADPWASSGPLGQPGYSVLLGNSPHISQPGSFSALNPQERMKRQTLPLSPQNYPLHSTEVNGFHSSSGGYNQTPPVNGADGILATRGSTGSSGDEIGKALASIYPSDHNSNNFSSTPSPPVGSPQAIPAGASQWPRPGGQNAMSPDYEEGLHALNKMDDRLEEAIHVLRSHAVGQGPGHAGAHSDMHGLLGGVSSVHNGALGGLPQPFSNAGLGLANRHPALVGGHHEELTGLPPSTALLHAHPDLPGSVTRSSHSSSSSDVKREDKEDDETSSIADKSDDEKIETIQTSQDENTDDLPAEVKVEREKERRVANNARERLRVRDINEAFKELGRMCQLHLSNDKPQTKLLILHQAVNVILNLEQQVRERNLNPKAACLKRREEDKVSGVVGEPQVPLSGAHPGLGGDGHNPVSHM, from the exons ATGAGCGAGCACCAGCAGAGAATGGCTGCACTGGAAACAGACAAGGAACTCAGCGACCTCCTGGATTTCAGTGCG atGTTTGCACCCCCTGTGGCCAATGGGAAGCACAGACCAACTACACTTGCTAGCAGTCAATTTAGCGGCTCAG GTATGGATGAGCGTAGCAGTTCTGGTTCTTGGAGCGCTGGAGAACAGAACAGCCCTTCCTTCAATCAGGGACGT AGCTATGGTGAGGGCTACTGTGACCCTGATGGCCTCTCCTCTCCGTTCCTCAGCTCAGGGATTGTGG GAAAAAACGAAAGGATACCATACGGCTCGTTTGGCGGTCAG CCGGGATTCCTACCCAGCGAAATAGGGATCCCCAGTCCAGATGCTATGTCCCCCTCTGCTCTGAAATCTGGCTCCCAGTTCTACCAGTCCTatcccaacaacaacaactcccGAAGGCGACCGTCAGAGAGTAGCCTAG ACACTCAGCCAAAAAAGATGCGCAAGCCCCCTGGCCTGCCTTCCTCA GTCTATGCTGCTACATCTGGGGATGAGTACACTCGTGATGGAGTTGCGTACCCAGGCAGTAAATCTAGCTCTGTGTACCCTGGCTCCTTCTTCATGCAAG AGGGACTGCACCCGTCTGCTGATCCCTGGGCTTCTTCTGGGCCGCTGGGCCAACCGGGTTATTCTGTTTTGCTGGGCAACTCCCCACACATCAGTCAGCCAGGCTCCTTTTCAGCCCTCAACCCACAGGAGAGAATG AAACGGCAGACGCTGCCTCTGTCCCCCCAAAACTACCCACTCCACAGCACTGAAGTCAATGGCTTTCACTCCAGTTCTGGAGGTTACAACCAGACGCCCCCGGTCAATGGTGCTGATGGTATCCTCG CCACCCGAGGGTCAACAGGCAGCTCTGGTGATGAGATTGGGAAGGCTCTTGCATCA ATCTACCCTTCAGACCACAACAGCAACAACTTCTCTTCCACACCTTCTCCTCCTGTAGGGTCTCCACAGGCCATTCCAG CTGGTGCATCACAATGGCCAAGGCCGGGAGGTCAGAATGCCATGTCTCCAGACTATGAAGAAGGCCTCCATGCCCTG AACAAAATGGATGACCGTCTAGAGGAGGCCATTCACGTGCTGCGCAGTCATGCTGTGGGGCAGGGTCCAGGCCATGCAGGAGCCCACTCAGACATGCATGGCCTGCTGGGAGGTGTGTCCTCCGTGCACAACGGAGCTCTGGGTGGACTCCCACAGCCCTTCTCAAACGCAGGCCTGGGCCTTGCCAACAGACACCCTGCCTTG GTTGGAGGTCACCATGAAGAGCTGACTGGGCTTCCTCCCAGCACCGCCTTACTCCATGCTCACCCAG ACCTGCCAGGAAGCGTCACTCGCTCCAGTCATTCCTCCAGCAGCTCCGATGTCAAGAGAGAGGACAAGGAGGATGACGAGACCTCATCTATAGCAGACAAGTCTGACGATGAGAAAATAGAAACCATCCAAACAAG TCAAGATGAGAACACAGACGACCTTCCAGCTGAGGTGAAAGTTGAGCGCGAGAAGGAGCGGCGGGTGGCCAACAATGCTCGGGAGAGGCTGCGGGTGCGAGACATCAACGAGGCCTTCAAAGAGCTGGGCCGCATGTGCCAGCTGCACCTGAGCAACGATAAACCTCAAACCAAACTGCTCATCCTCCACCAGGCCGTCAATGTTATCCTTAACCTTGAGCAGCAAGTTCGAG AACGTAATCTGAATCCCAAAGCGGCGTGCTTGAAGCGCCGTGAGGAGGACAAGGTCTCTGGGGTGGTGGGGGAGCCTCAGGTGCCTCTCTCAGGGGCCCACCCTGGGCTGGGTGGAGATGGACACAACCCTGTCAGTCACATGTAA
- the mbd3b gene encoding methyl-CpG-binding domain protein 3b isoform X2, with protein sequence MDKNDRGEEEEEEQRRDRGEAGRLYSLCPTGKKFRSKPQLARYLGNSMDLSSFDFRTGKMLMSKLNKNRQRLRYDSNSQTKGKPDLNTSLPVRQTASIFKQPVTKVTNHPSNKVKTDPQKAVDQPRQLFWEKKLSGLNAFDIAEELVKTMDLPKGLQGVGPGCTDKTLLSAIASALHTSAAPITGQLSAAVEKNPGVWLNTAQPLCKAFIVTDEDIRKQEELVYSVRKRLEEALMADMLAHVKEAATEGDPLKEEGNCNDDMEAV encoded by the exons ATGGACAAAAACGA CagaggtgaggaagaggaggaggaacagaGGCGCGACAGGGGGGAGGCGGGTCGTTTGTATAGTCTGTG TCCCACCGGAAAAAAGTTCCGGAGCAAGCCGCAGCTGGCCCGCTACCTCGGAAACTCAATGGATCTCAGCTCCTTTGATTTCCGAACGGGGAAGATGCTCATGAGCAAACTGAACAAAAATCGTCAGAGGCTCCGCTATGACAGCAACAGCCAGACAAAG GGCAAACCCGATCTGAACACGTCACTCCCTGTTCGACAGACTGCCTCCATCTTTAAACAGCCCGTCACCAAGGTTACCAATCATCCAAGTAACAAGGTCAAGACAGATCCACAGAAGGCCGTCGACCAACCAAGACAG CTCTTTTGGGAGAAGAAGCTGAGTGGACTCAATGCATTCGACATTGCAGAGGAACTGGTGAAGACCATGGATCTGCCCAAAGGCCTGCAAG GTGTTGGTCCTGGATGCACCGATAAAACACTCCTGTCTGCTATTGCCAGTGCCCTGCACACCAGTGCAGCCCCAATCACCGGCCAGCTATCTGCTGCCGTCGAGAAGAATCCCGGCGTGTGGCTAAATACGGCACAGCCCCTTTGTAAAGCTTTCATAGTCACAGACGAGGACATCAG GAAACAGGAGGAGCTTGTGTACAGCGTGAGGAAGAGACTGGAAGAGGCGCTGATGGCGGACATGCTCGCCCATGTGAAGGAGGCAGCGACTGAGGGGGACCCATTAAAAGAGGAGGGGAACTGCAATGATGACATGGAGGCGGTATAG
- the mbd3b gene encoding methyl-CpG-binding domain protein 3b isoform X5, protein MDKNDPTGKKFRSKPQLARYLGNSMDLSSFDFRTGKMLMSKLNKNRQRLRYDSNSQTKGKPDLNTSLPVRQTASIFKQPVTKVTNHPSNKVKTDPQKAVDQPRQLFWEKKLSGLNAFDIAEELVKTMDLPKGLQGVGPGCTDKTLLSAIASALHTSAAPITGQLSAAVEKNPGVWLNTAQPLCKAFIVTDEDIRKQEELVYSVRKRLEEALMADMLAHVKEAATEGDPLKEEGNCNDDMEAV, encoded by the exons ATGGACAAAAACGA TCCCACCGGAAAAAAGTTCCGGAGCAAGCCGCAGCTGGCCCGCTACCTCGGAAACTCAATGGATCTCAGCTCCTTTGATTTCCGAACGGGGAAGATGCTCATGAGCAAACTGAACAAAAATCGTCAGAGGCTCCGCTATGACAGCAACAGCCAGACAAAG GGCAAACCCGATCTGAACACGTCACTCCCTGTTCGACAGACTGCCTCCATCTTTAAACAGCCCGTCACCAAGGTTACCAATCATCCAAGTAACAAGGTCAAGACAGATCCACAGAAGGCCGTCGACCAACCAAGACAG CTCTTTTGGGAGAAGAAGCTGAGTGGACTCAATGCATTCGACATTGCAGAGGAACTGGTGAAGACCATGGATCTGCCCAAAGGCCTGCAAG GTGTTGGTCCTGGATGCACCGATAAAACACTCCTGTCTGCTATTGCCAGTGCCCTGCACACCAGTGCAGCCCCAATCACCGGCCAGCTATCTGCTGCCGTCGAGAAGAATCCCGGCGTGTGGCTAAATACGGCACAGCCCCTTTGTAAAGCTTTCATAGTCACAGACGAGGACATCAG GAAACAGGAGGAGCTTGTGTACAGCGTGAGGAAGAGACTGGAAGAGGCGCTGATGGCGGACATGCTCGCCCATGTGAAGGAGGCAGCGACTGAGGGGGACCCATTAAAAGAGGAGGGGAACTGCAATGATGACATGGAGGCGGTATAG
- the mbd3b gene encoding methyl-CpG-binding domain protein 3b isoform X6 — protein sequence MDLSSFDFRTGKMLMSKLNKNRQRLRYDSNSQTKGKPDLNTSLPVRQTASIFKQPVTKVTNHPSNKVKTDPQKAVDQPRQQLFWEKKLSGLNAFDIAEELVKTMDLPKGLQGVGPGCTDKTLLSAIASALHTSAAPITGQLSAAVEKNPGVWLNTAQPLCKAFIVTDEDIRKQEELVYSVRKRLEEALMADMLAHVKEAATEGDPLKEEGNCNDDMEAV from the exons ATGGATCTCAGCTCCTTTGATTTCCGAACGGGGAAGATGCTCATGAGCAAACTGAACAAAAATCGTCAGAGGCTCCGCTATGACAGCAACAGCCAGACAAAG GGCAAACCCGATCTGAACACGTCACTCCCTGTTCGACAGACTGCCTCCATCTTTAAACAGCCCGTCACCAAGGTTACCAATCATCCAAGTAACAAGGTCAAGACAGATCCACAGAAGGCCGTCGACCAACCAAGACAG CAGCTCTTTTGGGAGAAGAAGCTGAGTGGACTCAATGCATTCGACATTGCAGAGGAACTGGTGAAGACCATGGATCTGCCCAAAGGCCTGCAAG GTGTTGGTCCTGGATGCACCGATAAAACACTCCTGTCTGCTATTGCCAGTGCCCTGCACACCAGTGCAGCCCCAATCACCGGCCAGCTATCTGCTGCCGTCGAGAAGAATCCCGGCGTGTGGCTAAATACGGCACAGCCCCTTTGTAAAGCTTTCATAGTCACAGACGAGGACATCAG GAAACAGGAGGAGCTTGTGTACAGCGTGAGGAAGAGACTGGAAGAGGCGCTGATGGCGGACATGCTCGCCCATGTGAAGGAGGCAGCGACTGAGGGGGACCCATTAAAAGAGGAGGGGAACTGCAATGATGACATGGAGGCGGTATAG
- the mbd3b gene encoding methyl-CpG-binding domain protein 3b isoform X1, translated as MDKNDRGEEEEEEQRRDRGEAGRLYSLCPTGKKFRSKPQLARYLGNSMDLSSFDFRTGKMLMSKLNKNRQRLRYDSNSQTKGKPDLNTSLPVRQTASIFKQPVTKVTNHPSNKVKTDPQKAVDQPRQQLFWEKKLSGLNAFDIAEELVKTMDLPKGLQGVGPGCTDKTLLSAIASALHTSAAPITGQLSAAVEKNPGVWLNTAQPLCKAFIVTDEDIRKQEELVYSVRKRLEEALMADMLAHVKEAATEGDPLKEEGNCNDDMEAV; from the exons ATGGACAAAAACGA CagaggtgaggaagaggaggaggaacagaGGCGCGACAGGGGGGAGGCGGGTCGTTTGTATAGTCTGTG TCCCACCGGAAAAAAGTTCCGGAGCAAGCCGCAGCTGGCCCGCTACCTCGGAAACTCAATGGATCTCAGCTCCTTTGATTTCCGAACGGGGAAGATGCTCATGAGCAAACTGAACAAAAATCGTCAGAGGCTCCGCTATGACAGCAACAGCCAGACAAAG GGCAAACCCGATCTGAACACGTCACTCCCTGTTCGACAGACTGCCTCCATCTTTAAACAGCCCGTCACCAAGGTTACCAATCATCCAAGTAACAAGGTCAAGACAGATCCACAGAAGGCCGTCGACCAACCAAGACAG CAGCTCTTTTGGGAGAAGAAGCTGAGTGGACTCAATGCATTCGACATTGCAGAGGAACTGGTGAAGACCATGGATCTGCCCAAAGGCCTGCAAG GTGTTGGTCCTGGATGCACCGATAAAACACTCCTGTCTGCTATTGCCAGTGCCCTGCACACCAGTGCAGCCCCAATCACCGGCCAGCTATCTGCTGCCGTCGAGAAGAATCCCGGCGTGTGGCTAAATACGGCACAGCCCCTTTGTAAAGCTTTCATAGTCACAGACGAGGACATCAG GAAACAGGAGGAGCTTGTGTACAGCGTGAGGAAGAGACTGGAAGAGGCGCTGATGGCGGACATGCTCGCCCATGTGAAGGAGGCAGCGACTGAGGGGGACCCATTAAAAGAGGAGGGGAACTGCAATGATGACATGGAGGCGGTATAG
- the tcf3b gene encoding transcription factor 3b isoform X1 has protein sequence MSEHQQRMAALETDKELSDLLDFSAMFAPPVANGKHRPTTLASSQFSGSGMDERSSSGSWSAGEQNSPSFNQGRSYGEGYCDPDGLSSPFLSSGIVGKNERIPYGSFGGQPGFLPSEIGIPSPDAMSPSALKSGSQFYQSYPNNNNSRRRPSESSLDTQPKKMRKPPGLPSSVYAATSGDEYTRDGVAYPGSKSSSVYPGSFFMQEGLHPSADPWASSGPLGQPGYSVLLGNSPHISQPGSFSALNPQERMKRQTLPLSPQNYPLHSTEVNGFHSSSGGYNQTPPVNGADGILATRGSTGSSGDEIGKALASIYPSDHNSNNFSSTPSPPVGSPQAIPAGASQWPRPGGQNAMSPDYEEGLHALQNKMDDRLEEAIHVLRSHAVGQGPGHAGAHSDMHGLLGGVSSVHNGALGGLPQPFSNAGLGLANRHPALVGGHHEELTGLPPSTALLHAHPDLPGSVTRSSHSSSSSDVKREDKEDDETSSIADKSDDEKIETIQTSQDENTDDLPAEVKVEREKERRVANNARERLRVRDINEAFKELGRMCQLHLSNDKPQTKLLILHQAVNVILNLEQQVRERNLNPKAACLKRREEDKVSGVVGEPQVPLSGAHPGLGGDGHNPVSHM, from the exons ATGAGCGAGCACCAGCAGAGAATGGCTGCACTGGAAACAGACAAGGAACTCAGCGACCTCCTGGATTTCAGTGCG atGTTTGCACCCCCTGTGGCCAATGGGAAGCACAGACCAACTACACTTGCTAGCAGTCAATTTAGCGGCTCAG GTATGGATGAGCGTAGCAGTTCTGGTTCTTGGAGCGCTGGAGAACAGAACAGCCCTTCCTTCAATCAGGGACGT AGCTATGGTGAGGGCTACTGTGACCCTGATGGCCTCTCCTCTCCGTTCCTCAGCTCAGGGATTGTGG GAAAAAACGAAAGGATACCATACGGCTCGTTTGGCGGTCAG CCGGGATTCCTACCCAGCGAAATAGGGATCCCCAGTCCAGATGCTATGTCCCCCTCTGCTCTGAAATCTGGCTCCCAGTTCTACCAGTCCTatcccaacaacaacaactcccGAAGGCGACCGTCAGAGAGTAGCCTAG ACACTCAGCCAAAAAAGATGCGCAAGCCCCCTGGCCTGCCTTCCTCA GTCTATGCTGCTACATCTGGGGATGAGTACACTCGTGATGGAGTTGCGTACCCAGGCAGTAAATCTAGCTCTGTGTACCCTGGCTCCTTCTTCATGCAAG AGGGACTGCACCCGTCTGCTGATCCCTGGGCTTCTTCTGGGCCGCTGGGCCAACCGGGTTATTCTGTTTTGCTGGGCAACTCCCCACACATCAGTCAGCCAGGCTCCTTTTCAGCCCTCAACCCACAGGAGAGAATG AAACGGCAGACGCTGCCTCTGTCCCCCCAAAACTACCCACTCCACAGCACTGAAGTCAATGGCTTTCACTCCAGTTCTGGAGGTTACAACCAGACGCCCCCGGTCAATGGTGCTGATGGTATCCTCG CCACCCGAGGGTCAACAGGCAGCTCTGGTGATGAGATTGGGAAGGCTCTTGCATCA ATCTACCCTTCAGACCACAACAGCAACAACTTCTCTTCCACACCTTCTCCTCCTGTAGGGTCTCCACAGGCCATTCCAG CTGGTGCATCACAATGGCCAAGGCCGGGAGGTCAGAATGCCATGTCTCCAGACTATGAAGAAGGCCTCCATGCCCTG CAGAACAAAATGGATGACCGTCTAGAGGAGGCCATTCACGTGCTGCGCAGTCATGCTGTGGGGCAGGGTCCAGGCCATGCAGGAGCCCACTCAGACATGCATGGCCTGCTGGGAGGTGTGTCCTCCGTGCACAACGGAGCTCTGGGTGGACTCCCACAGCCCTTCTCAAACGCAGGCCTGGGCCTTGCCAACAGACACCCTGCCTTG GTTGGAGGTCACCATGAAGAGCTGACTGGGCTTCCTCCCAGCACCGCCTTACTCCATGCTCACCCAG ACCTGCCAGGAAGCGTCACTCGCTCCAGTCATTCCTCCAGCAGCTCCGATGTCAAGAGAGAGGACAAGGAGGATGACGAGACCTCATCTATAGCAGACAAGTCTGACGATGAGAAAATAGAAACCATCCAAACAAG TCAAGATGAGAACACAGACGACCTTCCAGCTGAGGTGAAAGTTGAGCGCGAGAAGGAGCGGCGGGTGGCCAACAATGCTCGGGAGAGGCTGCGGGTGCGAGACATCAACGAGGCCTTCAAAGAGCTGGGCCGCATGTGCCAGCTGCACCTGAGCAACGATAAACCTCAAACCAAACTGCTCATCCTCCACCAGGCCGTCAATGTTATCCTTAACCTTGAGCAGCAAGTTCGAG AACGTAATCTGAATCCCAAAGCGGCGTGCTTGAAGCGCCGTGAGGAGGACAAGGTCTCTGGGGTGGTGGGGGAGCCTCAGGTGCCTCTCTCAGGGGCCCACCCTGGGCTGGGTGGAGATGGACACAACCCTGTCAGTCACATGTAA
- the mbd3b gene encoding methyl-CpG-binding domain protein 3b isoform X4 — protein sequence MDKNDPTGKKFRSKPQLARYLGNSMDLSSFDFRTGKMLMSKLNKNRQRLRYDSNSQTKGKPDLNTSLPVRQTASIFKQPVTKVTNHPSNKVKTDPQKAVDQPRQQLFWEKKLSGLNAFDIAEELVKTMDLPKGLQGVGPGCTDKTLLSAIASALHTSAAPITGQLSAAVEKNPGVWLNTAQPLCKAFIVTDEDIRKQEELVYSVRKRLEEALMADMLAHVKEAATEGDPLKEEGNCNDDMEAV from the exons ATGGACAAAAACGA TCCCACCGGAAAAAAGTTCCGGAGCAAGCCGCAGCTGGCCCGCTACCTCGGAAACTCAATGGATCTCAGCTCCTTTGATTTCCGAACGGGGAAGATGCTCATGAGCAAACTGAACAAAAATCGTCAGAGGCTCCGCTATGACAGCAACAGCCAGACAAAG GGCAAACCCGATCTGAACACGTCACTCCCTGTTCGACAGACTGCCTCCATCTTTAAACAGCCCGTCACCAAGGTTACCAATCATCCAAGTAACAAGGTCAAGACAGATCCACAGAAGGCCGTCGACCAACCAAGACAG CAGCTCTTTTGGGAGAAGAAGCTGAGTGGACTCAATGCATTCGACATTGCAGAGGAACTGGTGAAGACCATGGATCTGCCCAAAGGCCTGCAAG GTGTTGGTCCTGGATGCACCGATAAAACACTCCTGTCTGCTATTGCCAGTGCCCTGCACACCAGTGCAGCCCCAATCACCGGCCAGCTATCTGCTGCCGTCGAGAAGAATCCCGGCGTGTGGCTAAATACGGCACAGCCCCTTTGTAAAGCTTTCATAGTCACAGACGAGGACATCAG GAAACAGGAGGAGCTTGTGTACAGCGTGAGGAAGAGACTGGAAGAGGCGCTGATGGCGGACATGCTCGCCCATGTGAAGGAGGCAGCGACTGAGGGGGACCCATTAAAAGAGGAGGGGAACTGCAATGATGACATGGAGGCGGTATAG